The Streptococcus viridans genome contains the following window.
TCTAACCCTCAACCGGATCCAAAACCAAATCCAGATCCAAAGCCATCTAACCCTCAACCGGATCCAAAACCAAGTCCAGACCCAGAGCCATCTAAACCACAAACAGAACCGAAGTCATCAAATTCATCATCAACTTCTGTCAAAGAAGAAGAAACTCCAAAAACTGGGAAGAAAAAAGTTCTTCCAAGTACAGGGGAAAAGATGACGCCTCTTATCTTCCTTGTCGGTATCTTGGGATGTGCAGTTGCTATTACAGTGTTACGCTCTAAGAAGTTAACAAAATAATCCTCGTTTTTAAAAGGCTGGAATTTTCCAGTCTTTTTTAATTGGATGGATAAAAATAAATATACAAAAATTTGGTTGTGAAAAATCAACTGCCATACATTAGCTGTCTTTCTTCTAGAGGGTGGATGTTTGAAAAATGCCCTTTTTCGTGGTAAAATAGGACTAATGAATTTATTGTAATTGAGGTAAAAAACGTGGCTTTTGGAGATAACGGAAAACGTAAAAAAACTTTTTTTGAAAAATTGACTATGCTTGTCATTGTGATTATGTTGATTGTAACGGTTGGAGCAATTTTTGCTGCAGCTTTGGGTGCACTATCCTACTAAGGGACTACCAAGTAATACTTGGTTATAAAAGGAAAACGATAAACTATGAGTATGTTTTTAGATACAGCCAAGATTAAGGTCAAGGCTGGAAATGGCGGTGATGGCATGGTGGCCTTTCGCCGTGAAAAGTATGTTCCCAATGGCGGTCCTTGGGGAGGTGATGGTGGACGCGGAGGCAATGTCATTTTCGTTGTAGATGAAGGCTTGCGCACGCTGATGGACTTCCGCTATAACCGGCATTTTAAAGCTCAAAATGGCGAGAAGGGGATGACCAAAGGGATGCACGGACGGGGTGCAGAAGACCTCTATGTGCGAGTACCGCAAGGGACAACTGTACGAGATGCTGAAACTGGTAAGGTCATTACCGACTTGGTTGAAAATGGACAAGAATACATTGTCGCACTCGGTGGTCGTGGAGGACGCGGAAATATCCGTTTTGCAACTCCTAAAAATCCAGCTCCTGAGATTTCAGAAAATGGGGAACCAGGCCAGGAACGCGAACTCGAATTAGAACTCAAGGTCCTAGCAGACGTTGGTTTGGTTGGCTTCCCATCAGTAGGGAAATCAACTCTTCTCAGTGTGATTACTTCTGCTAAGCCAAAAATTGGAGCTTATCATTTTACAACCATCGTTCCAAATTTGGGCATGGTTCGGACTCCGTCAGGTGAATCCTTTGCAGTCGCTGACCTTCCTGGATTGATTGAAGGGGCTAGCCAAGGAGTGGGGCTAGGAACCCAGTTCCTTCGTCACATCGAGCGCACCCGTGTCATCTTGCATGTCATCGATATGTCAGCCAGTGAAGGACGCGATCCTTATGAAGATTATGTTCAAATCAATAAAGAGCTCGAAACTTATAATCTTCGTTTGATGGAACGTCCTCAGATTATCGTGGCGAATAAGATGGATATGCCGGAGAGCCAGGAAAATTTGAAAGAGTTCAAGAAAAAATTGGCGGCCAACTACGACGAGTTTGATGAACTGCCACAAATCTTCCCAATCTCTAGTTTGGCGCATCAAGGTTTGGACAACTTGTTAGAAGCAACAGCAGACTTGTTAGACAAAACACCAGAATTCTTGCTCTATACAGAAGAAGATATGGCGCAAGAAGAAGTCTACTACGGCTTTGATGAGGAACAACCAGCCTTCGAGATTAATCGTGATGATGATGCTTCTTGGATCTTGTCCGGTGATAAGCTAGAGAAGCTCTTCAATATGACTAATTTTGATCGCGATGAGTCTGTCATGAAATTTGCGCGTCAATTGCGCGGAATGGGTGTCGATGAAGCCCTTCGTGCGCGTGGTGCCAAAGATGGAGATATCGTACGTATCGGTAAATTCGAATTTGAATTTGTTGACTAGTTAGAGCTAAAGAGGAGAAGAAGATGGGAGATAAACCTATATCCTTTCGTGATAAAGACGGAAATTTTGTCTCTGCTGCAGACGTTTGGAATGCAGAAAAATTGGAAGAACTCTTTAATAAGCTGAATCCCAAACGTAAGTTACGCTTAGAACGGGAAAAATTAGCAGCATCCAGTGAAAATTAGGAATCAGGAGAAGAAAATGGCAAAAATAATTCACACAGACAAAGCACCGGCAGCAATTGGACCTTATGTTCAAGGAAAAATTGTAGGCAATCTTTTATTTGCAAGTGGGCAAGTACCTCTTTCACCAGAAACTGGTGAAATTGTTGGAGAAACCATCCAAGAACAAACCCAACAAGTGTTGAAGAATATTGCTGCTATCCTTGAGGAAGCTGGAACGGACTTTGATCACGTAGTGAAAACAACTTGTTTCTTAAGTGATATGAATGATTTTGTACCTTTTAACGAGGTTTACAAGACAGCATTTTCAAGTGAATTTCCAGCACGTTCTGCAGTAGAAGTGGCTCGCTTGCCACGCGATGTCAAAATCGAAATTGAAGTCATTGCAGAAGTTTAGTCTGAATAGAGGAATGCATTCGGGTAAAAAGAATGTTGGAGTGAGAGCCATCGACTGACCAACTGGAAAGATGATGCCCTCCTCCTTTTTTGTAAGGAAAAGGTGATTAGGATGACAGATACAGAAAAGACCATTCAACTGGTCATTGTAACAGGAATGAGTGGTGCAGGAAAGACCGTAGCCATTCAATCCTTTGAAGATATGGGCTATTTCACCATCGACAATATGCCACCAGCTCTCTTGCCGAAGTTTATTGAGCTGATTCAACTTTCGATGGACAATAACAAGTTGGCTCTCGTCGTGGATATGCGTAGTCGGTCTTTCTTTGCAGAAATTCGCTCCATTTTAGACGAATTAGAGAACCACGAAGGGATTGATTTTAAAATTCTCTTTTTGGATGCGACCGATAGTGAATTGGTTGCTCGCTACAAAGAGACTCGTCGTAGCCATCCACTGGCTGCTGATGGGCGCGTCTTGGATGGGATTACGTTGGAACGGGAACTTTTGGCTCCACTTAAAAACATGAGTCAAAATGTCATTGATACGACGGAACTAACGCCTCGTAATCTTCGTAAAGTGATTGCTGAACAATTCTCCAGACAAGATAGTCAGCCTGAGTTTCGGATTGAAGTCATGTCCTTTGGTTTTAAGTATGGTTTGCCTTTAGATGCAGACTTGGTCTTTGATGTTCGTTTCCTACCGAATCCTTATTACCAACCAGAGCTACGGAATCAAACGGGGCTAGATGATGATGTCTATAACTATGTCATGAATCACAAAGAATCAGAGGAGTTTTATCGTCATCTTTACGATTTGATTGCTCCCATCTTGCCTGCATACAAACGAGAAGGAAAATCCGTTTTGACAATTGCAGTGGGCTGTACAGGGGGTCAACACCGTTCAGTAGCCTTTGCTGCTCGTCTTGGACGGGATCTAGAGAAAGATTGGACGGTTAATATGAGTCATCGCGACAAAGACCGACGGAAAGAAACGGTGAATCGTTCATGAGAAAACCAAAAATGACCGTCATCGGAGGCGGTACAGGGATTTCCGTCATCTTGGATAGCCTTCGGAAAAAGGATGTTGAAATTACGGCTATTGTGACAGTGGCGGATGATGGGGGTAGTTCTGGGGAACTTCGAAAAAATATTCATCAATTGACACCACCAGGTGACTTGCGAAATGTGCTAGTAGCCATGTCTGACATGCCTCGCTTTTATGAAAAAGTCTTTCAATACCGTTTTGCAGAAGACGATGGGCCACTAGCTGGTCATCCTCTTGGGAATTTGATCATTGCCGGGATTTCTGAAATGCAGGGCTCGACCTATAATGCCATGCAATTGCTGACTAAATTTTTCCATACGACAGGAAAAATTTATCCTTCCAGCGATGTACCGTTGACCCTTCATGCCGTCTTTACGGATGGGTCAGAGGTCGCAGGTGAGAGTGAAATCGCCCATCATGAGGGAATGATTGATTATGTCTATGTCACCAATACCTATAATGATGAGACACCGAAAGCGAGTCGAAAAGTAGTAGATGCGATTTTAGAAAGCGATATGGTGATTTTAGGACCCGGTTCTCTTTTTACATCAATCCTTCCTAATCTAGTGATTGAAGAAATTGGACAGGCCTTGCTTGAGACGAAAGCAGAGGTCGCTTATGTCTGCAATATCATGACCCAACGTGGGGAGACAGAACACTTTACCGATAGTGACCATGTTTCCGTCCTTCATAAACACTTGAAGAAGCCGTTTATTGATACTGTTTTAGTCAATATTGAAAA
Protein-coding sequences here:
- a CDS encoding DUF4044 domain-containing protein: MAFGDNGKRKKTFFEKLTMLVIVIMLIVTVGAIFAAALGALSY
- the obgE gene encoding GTPase ObgE → MSMFLDTAKIKVKAGNGGDGMVAFRREKYVPNGGPWGGDGGRGGNVIFVVDEGLRTLMDFRYNRHFKAQNGEKGMTKGMHGRGAEDLYVRVPQGTTVRDAETGKVITDLVENGQEYIVALGGRGGRGNIRFATPKNPAPEISENGEPGQERELELELKVLADVGLVGFPSVGKSTLLSVITSAKPKIGAYHFTTIVPNLGMVRTPSGESFAVADLPGLIEGASQGVGLGTQFLRHIERTRVILHVIDMSASEGRDPYEDYVQINKELETYNLRLMERPQIIVANKMDMPESQENLKEFKKKLAANYDEFDELPQIFPISSLAHQGLDNLLEATADLLDKTPEFLLYTEEDMAQEEVYYGFDEEQPAFEINRDDDASWILSGDKLEKLFNMTNFDRDESVMKFARQLRGMGVDEALRARGAKDGDIVRIGKFEFEFVD
- a CDS encoding RidA family protein, with translation MAKIIHTDKAPAAIGPYVQGKIVGNLLFASGQVPLSPETGEIVGETIQEQTQQVLKNIAAILEEAGTDFDHVVKTTCFLSDMNDFVPFNEVYKTAFSSEFPARSAVEVARLPRDVKIEIEVIAEV
- the rapZ gene encoding RNase adapter RapZ, encoding MTDTEKTIQLVIVTGMSGAGKTVAIQSFEDMGYFTIDNMPPALLPKFIELIQLSMDNNKLALVVDMRSRSFFAEIRSILDELENHEGIDFKILFLDATDSELVARYKETRRSHPLAADGRVLDGITLERELLAPLKNMSQNVIDTTELTPRNLRKVIAEQFSRQDSQPEFRIEVMSFGFKYGLPLDADLVFDVRFLPNPYYQPELRNQTGLDDDVYNYVMNHKESEEFYRHLYDLIAPILPAYKREGKSVLTIAVGCTGGQHRSVAFAARLGRDLEKDWTVNMSHRDKDRRKETVNRS
- a CDS encoding YvcK family protein, coding for MRKPKMTVIGGGTGISVILDSLRKKDVEITAIVTVADDGGSSGELRKNIHQLTPPGDLRNVLVAMSDMPRFYEKVFQYRFAEDDGPLAGHPLGNLIIAGISEMQGSTYNAMQLLTKFFHTTGKIYPSSDVPLTLHAVFTDGSEVAGESEIAHHEGMIDYVYVTNTYNDETPKASRKVVDAILESDMVILGPGSLFTSILPNLVIEEIGQALLETKAEVAYVCNIMTQRGETEHFTDSDHVSVLHKHLKKPFIDTVLVNIEKVPQEYMDTNRFDEYLVQVEHNFAGLKSQVPRVISSNFLRLENGGAFHDGGAVVDELMQIVQVIK